The following coding sequences are from one Nicotiana tabacum cultivar K326 chromosome 1, ASM71507v2, whole genome shotgun sequence window:
- the LOC142164212 gene encoding uncharacterized protein LOC142164212, translating to MRRYVDLKWIKIANSDLFMHEEGYFIIKFQSIDDMQKILCTGPYTINNRPIILKPWTADFDFDKEFPTDIPIWIKLPKLLMNCWGINSLSRIASATGIPMYVGECTAKQIRVSYARMLVEVNVTKPLPDQVEVNDPSGRVFQQAVSYDWKPMFCEKCQVIGHELSKDIEKE from the coding sequence ATGCGTAGATATGTAGATCTCAAGTGGATCAAAATAGCAAACTCAGATCTATTTATGCATGAGGAAGGGtatttcatcatcaaattccaatcTATCGATGATATGCAGAAAATTCTATGTACAGGACCATACACTATTAATAATCGACCCATCATTTTGAAGCCTTGGACTGCAGATTTTGACTTCGATAAGGAGTTCCCTACTGATATACCAATATGGATTAAACTCCCAAAATTACTAATGAACTGTTGGGGAATTAATTCACTAAGTAGGATAGCAAGTGCTACAGGGATACCAATGTATGTAGGTGAGTGCACTGCCAAGCAAATACGTGTGTCATATGCTCGAATGCTTGTGGAAGTTAATGTGACAAAGCCATTGCCAGACCAAGTTGAAGTGAATGATCCTAGTGGCAGAGTGTTTCAACAGGCTGTATCATATGACTGGAAGCCAATGTTTTGTGAGAAATGTCAAGTTATTGGTCATGAATTGTCCAAAGATATAGAAAAAGAATAA